The following proteins come from a genomic window of Bactrocera tryoni isolate S06 chromosome 1, CSIRO_BtryS06_freeze2, whole genome shotgun sequence:
- the LOC120770866 gene encoding MICOS complex subunit Mic60 isoform X1: MYRLALKRPCRDAIQITLSQYSRKNYSNGLPPNVREAGFGKVLVFLSPLVAVGGVIGYAKYDPKFRKQVEQNVPGADYVLKVALESKDPLEDINKQFDGVKKQFNNVTKTIDSATSTVTGWFGGSEKSASKQSEVAPTKTSPPAKPITASAAKEASPAAKPATAKPSEPVKISKQPEPLPKDVTDLENAVEIAAALAVKEYNKAITILKSFNNDVRKVVDDAIDNVDTSRWTSLRNKTSARDTSVATAENSAREAIDKIEKCEMALSKAVTSDNHEQITTIRKKIKTLVDHINHVKDELYQHKDLAAVSEKYWRNVEKARNYFVEEIESIFPGLNLADQKLNLSKEDLDLFIMHAYSHVLAYQKELQRLQTDGELRLKRVMDTFRGDNESDAVKAQLDYHLEAEKRKLALEQQKKIFQIRADSEKQLRQQLKKQAEAHMDHLNDAIAMKESEMKRNFTRELEDKLATEKANYKLQLAAMVGKMRGMDAALQEIDDELKARAESERSAHQAQALWAACQALWATVSTGEPGVHWRNKLRPLKSEIKAISKVAEGDELVSVVIQNLPTAASERGVFTEDALRERFINVERVARKLALVPEGGASLPIYFLSYLQSLFILKPDDPISQDELQNKPFDYSKLDTYDILNRARYFVDRGDLLQALKYMNLLQGGARRVACDWLNETRLTLETKQAANTLMAHAAASGLLYL; this comes from the exons ATGTATCGTCTAGCACTGAAACGACCATGCCGAGACGCCATACAG ATCACATTGAGCCAATATAGCCGAAAAAACTATAGCAATGGCCTGCCACCTAATGTACGAGAAGCCGGTTTTGGCAAAGTGCTGGTATTTCTATCGCCCCTTGTCGCTGTCGGTGGAGTAATTGGATACGCAAA atACGAcccgaaatttcgaaaacaagTCGAACAAAATGTTCCTGGTGCCGACTACGTTTTAAAAGTTGCTTTAGAGTCAAAAGACCCTCTTGAAGATATAAATAAGCAGTTTGATGGTGTCAAGAAACAATTCAACAATGTCACGAAAACGATTGATAGCGCCACATCGACTGTCACTGGTTGGTTTGGAGGCTCCGAAAAATCTGCTTCTAAGC AATCAGAAGTTGCACCAACGAAAACCTCCCCGCCAGCAAAACCA ATTACAGCAAGTGCCGCTAAAGAAGCGTCGCCTGCCGCAAAGCCTGCTACTGCCAAACCTAGCGAACCTgtcaaaataagtaaacaacCTGAACCTTTGCCGAAGGATGTGACCGACTTGGAAAATGCGGTAGAAATTGCAGCTGCTCTAGCTGTAAAAGAATACAACAAAGCGATTACTATTCTCAAGAG CTTTAACAATGATGTACGCAAAGTCGTTGATGATGCCATAGATAATGTTGACACCTCGAGATGGACCTCTTTAAGGAACAAGACAAGTGCTCGCGATACTTCCGTTGCTACTGCAGAAAACTCTGCACGTGAAGCTATTGATAAAATTG AAAAGTGTGAGATGGCACTAAGCAAAGCTGTAACCTCTGATAATCATGAGCAGATCACTACCAtacgcaaaaaaattaaaacgttgGTGGATCACATTAACCACGTCAAAGATGAATTATATCAGCATAAGGATCTTGCCGCGGTGTCCGAAAAATATTGGAGAAAC GTGGAAAAAGCACGCAACTACTTCGTTGAGGAAATTGAGTCCATATTCCCCGGTCTAAATTTGGCGGATCAAAAACTAAATCTCTCAAAGGAAGATTTGGATTTGTTTATCATGCATGCTTACTCGCATGTACTGGCTTACCAGAAGGAACTGCAACGTTTGCAAACTGATGGTGAACTAAGACTAAAACGTGTGATGGATACCTTCCGAGGTGATAACGAATCGGATGCAGTGAAAGCCCAATTGGATTATCACTTAGAAGCTGAGAAGCGAAAACTGGCACTCGAACAACAgaagaaaattttccaaatccgaGCTGATTCCGAAAAACAATTGCGCCAACAATTGAAAAAGCAAGCTGAAGCGCATATGGATCATTTGAACGACGCGATAGCCATGAAGGAAAGCGAAATGAAGCGTAACTTCACACGTGAATTGGAAGACAAACTGGCCACTGAAAAGGCTAATTATAAATTACAACTTGCGGCTATGGTTGGCAAAATGCGCGGAATGGATGCTGCTCTACAAG AAATTGATGATGAGCTTAAAG CGCGAGCTGAGTCGGAGCGTTCTGCCCATCAAGCGCAAGCACTTTGGGCTGCCTGCCAGGCCTTGTGGGCTACAGTAAGCACTGGTGAACCTGGCGTACACTGGCGCAATAAGTTGCGTCCGCTGAAGAGTGAAATCAAGGCGATTTCTAAAGTGGCTG aggGCGACGAGCTGGTTTCTGTTGTTATACAAAACCTACCAACTGCCGCCAGCGAGCGTGGCGTGTTCACAGAAGATGCACTGCGTGAACGTTTCATTAATGTAGAGCGCGTTGCACGCAAACTAGCGCTGGTACCGGAAGGCGGAGCTAGCCTCCCCATCTATTTCCTGTCATACTTGCAATCATTGTTCATTTTGAAGCCTGACGATCCCATTTCTCAGGATGAATTGCAAAACAAACCATTTGATTACAGTAAATTGGACACTTACGATATTTTGAACAGAGCTAG GTATTTCGTTGACCGTGGAGATCTGCTGCAGGCCTTGAAGTACATGAATCTGTTGCAAGGTGGTGCACGTCGGGTTGCATGTGATTGGTTAAATGAAACGCGTCTAACGCTGGAAACCAAACAAGCTGCCAATACGTTAATGGCCCATGCTGCTGCAAGTGGCCtgttatatttgtaa
- the LOC120770886 gene encoding 39S ribosomal protein L35, mitochondrial, whose translation MLRTLFSGAVRTVSQLANQNIAIAPMKRALSYQVCNPWATTNSTLLSKLPCTVSTDLLKPVVPVFSAPQQQTRSLTKFSLNKGKRKSVKAVLKRFKRLDWGIWVRTHTGRNKKLFKKSPELRRRLRQHIFTNSTQSYMLDKMVTSFWRRPKYYIDDPYTPYHKRDEFFATKSKTFKV comes from the exons atgcttCGGACATTGTTTTCTGgag ccGTCCGTACGGTCTCTCAACTAGCAAATCAAAACATCGCAATCGCCCCCATGAAGCGTGCACTTTCTTACCAAGTTTGTAACCCGTGGGCAACCACAAATTCCACTCTTCTTTCTAAACTACCATGCACAGTTTCAACAGATTTGTTAAAACCAGTTGTGCCAGTTTTCAGTGCACCTCAACAGCAAACGCGTTCGTTAACAAAATTCTCGCTTAATAAAGGGAAACGAAAATCCGTAAAGGCTGTACTTAAACGTTTTAAACGTCTCGATTGGGGAATTTGGGTACGCACTCACACAGgccgaaataaaaaattgtttaagaaatCTCCCGAGCTGCGCAGAAGACTACGTCAACACATTTTCACAAATTCAACACAGAGTTACATGCTGGACAAAATGGTTACTAGTTTTTGGCGTCGTCCGAAATACTACATAGATGACCCGTACACCCCTTACCATAAAAGAGATGAATTCTTTGCCACAAAAAGTAAAAcctttaaagtttaa
- the LOC120766543 gene encoding holocytochrome c-type synthase, with translation MGNTITSVRMEAAPQMPKDHIHMAATGAAPPPECPMHQKGGAAPKSTQQRQQEKITTTATPPASECPVQHGQSDINPLNMMPPANQQPAPDQPFSLSTDRQTSSIPKVTEDGSQQFWQYPSQQMFWNAMLRKGWRWKNDDISQKDMGDIIFIHNANNEQAWKEVLKWEALHARECGNPRLKSFGGKAADYSPRARIRSWLGYELPFDRHDWIVDRCGKDVRYVIDYYDGGVVDKDYKFAILDVRPAMDSVGNVWDRMRVAYMRWKFAALDSIAGNRTETGSGKVDQ, from the exons ATGGGTAATACAATCACAAGCGTCCGTATGGAGGCAGCACCACAAATGCCTAAAGATCATATTCACATGGCTGCCACGGGTGCTGCACCACCTCCAGAGTGTCCAATGCACCAGAAAGGAGGTGCTGCTCCAAAGAGTACACAACAGcgacaacaagaaaaaattacaactaCTGCCACTCCACCAGCATCCGAGTGTCCGGTTCAGCATGGTCAAAGTGACATTAATCCACTCAATATGATGCCACCTGCCAATCAACAACCAGCACCGGATCAACCCTTTTCTCTGTCCACAGACCGTCAAACATCGAGCATACCAAAAGTGACAGAAGATGGTAGTCAGCAGTTCTGGCAATATCCAAGTCAGCAAATGTTTTGGAACGCAATGTTAAGGAAAGGTTGGCGTTGGAAGAATGACGATATTTCACAGAAAGATATGGGcgatattattttcattcataatgCCAACAATGAACAAGCCTGGAAAGAGGTACTTAAGTGGGAAGCATTGCATGCTAGGGAGTGTGGAAATCCACGTTTAAAGAGTTTTGGTGGTAAAGCTGCCGATTATAGTCCACGTGCACGCATACGCAGCTGGCTGGG ctATGAATTGCCGTTCGATCGTCATGACTGGATTGTTGATCGTTGTGGCAAAGATGTTCGTTACGTTATTGATTACTACGATGGCGGCGTGGTGGACAAGGATTATAAATTTGCAATACTCGACGTTCGTCCTGCAATGGACTCGGTCGGAAATGTTTGGGATCGAATGAGAGTCGCTTATATGCGTTGGAAGTTTGCAGCATTGGACTCCATTGCAGGCAATCGAACAGAAACTGGCAGCGGCAAAGTTGACCAATAA
- the LOC120770866 gene encoding MICOS complex subunit Mic60 isoform X2: MYRLALKRPCRDAIQITLSQYSRKNYSNGLPPNVREAGFGKVLVFLSPLVAVGGVIGYAKYDPKFRKQVEQNVPGADYVLKVALESKDPLEDINKQFDGVKKQFNNVTKTIDSATSTVTGWFGGSEKSASKQSEVAPTKTSPPAKPITASAAKEASPAAKPATAKPSEPVKISKQPEPLPKDVTDLENAVEIAAALAVKEYNKAITILKSFNNDVRKVVDDAIDNVDTSRWTSLRNKTSARDTSVATAENSAREAIDKIEKCEMALSKAVTSDNHEQITTIRKKIKTLVDHINHVKDELYQHKDLAAVSEKYWRNVEKARNYFVEEIESIFPGLNLADQKLNLSKEDLDLFIMHAYSHVLAYQKELQRLQTDGELRLKRVMDTFRGDNESDAVKAQLDYHLEAEKRKLALEQQKKIFQIRADSEKQLRQQLKKQAEAHMDHLNDAIAMKESEMKRNFTRELEDKLATEKANYKLQLAAMVGKMRGMDAALQARAESERSAHQAQALWAACQALWATVSTGEPGVHWRNKLRPLKSEIKAISKVAEGDELVSVVIQNLPTAASERGVFTEDALRERFINVERVARKLALVPEGGASLPIYFLSYLQSLFILKPDDPISQDELQNKPFDYSKLDTYDILNRARYFVDRGDLLQALKYMNLLQGGARRVACDWLNETRLTLETKQAANTLMAHAAASGLLYL, translated from the exons ATGTATCGTCTAGCACTGAAACGACCATGCCGAGACGCCATACAG ATCACATTGAGCCAATATAGCCGAAAAAACTATAGCAATGGCCTGCCACCTAATGTACGAGAAGCCGGTTTTGGCAAAGTGCTGGTATTTCTATCGCCCCTTGTCGCTGTCGGTGGAGTAATTGGATACGCAAA atACGAcccgaaatttcgaaaacaagTCGAACAAAATGTTCCTGGTGCCGACTACGTTTTAAAAGTTGCTTTAGAGTCAAAAGACCCTCTTGAAGATATAAATAAGCAGTTTGATGGTGTCAAGAAACAATTCAACAATGTCACGAAAACGATTGATAGCGCCACATCGACTGTCACTGGTTGGTTTGGAGGCTCCGAAAAATCTGCTTCTAAGC AATCAGAAGTTGCACCAACGAAAACCTCCCCGCCAGCAAAACCA ATTACAGCAAGTGCCGCTAAAGAAGCGTCGCCTGCCGCAAAGCCTGCTACTGCCAAACCTAGCGAACCTgtcaaaataagtaaacaacCTGAACCTTTGCCGAAGGATGTGACCGACTTGGAAAATGCGGTAGAAATTGCAGCTGCTCTAGCTGTAAAAGAATACAACAAAGCGATTACTATTCTCAAGAG CTTTAACAATGATGTACGCAAAGTCGTTGATGATGCCATAGATAATGTTGACACCTCGAGATGGACCTCTTTAAGGAACAAGACAAGTGCTCGCGATACTTCCGTTGCTACTGCAGAAAACTCTGCACGTGAAGCTATTGATAAAATTG AAAAGTGTGAGATGGCACTAAGCAAAGCTGTAACCTCTGATAATCATGAGCAGATCACTACCAtacgcaaaaaaattaaaacgttgGTGGATCACATTAACCACGTCAAAGATGAATTATATCAGCATAAGGATCTTGCCGCGGTGTCCGAAAAATATTGGAGAAAC GTGGAAAAAGCACGCAACTACTTCGTTGAGGAAATTGAGTCCATATTCCCCGGTCTAAATTTGGCGGATCAAAAACTAAATCTCTCAAAGGAAGATTTGGATTTGTTTATCATGCATGCTTACTCGCATGTACTGGCTTACCAGAAGGAACTGCAACGTTTGCAAACTGATGGTGAACTAAGACTAAAACGTGTGATGGATACCTTCCGAGGTGATAACGAATCGGATGCAGTGAAAGCCCAATTGGATTATCACTTAGAAGCTGAGAAGCGAAAACTGGCACTCGAACAACAgaagaaaattttccaaatccgaGCTGATTCCGAAAAACAATTGCGCCAACAATTGAAAAAGCAAGCTGAAGCGCATATGGATCATTTGAACGACGCGATAGCCATGAAGGAAAGCGAAATGAAGCGTAACTTCACACGTGAATTGGAAGACAAACTGGCCACTGAAAAGGCTAATTATAAATTACAACTTGCGGCTATGGTTGGCAAAATGCGCGGAATGGATGCTGCTCTACAAG CGCGAGCTGAGTCGGAGCGTTCTGCCCATCAAGCGCAAGCACTTTGGGCTGCCTGCCAGGCCTTGTGGGCTACAGTAAGCACTGGTGAACCTGGCGTACACTGGCGCAATAAGTTGCGTCCGCTGAAGAGTGAAATCAAGGCGATTTCTAAAGTGGCTG aggGCGACGAGCTGGTTTCTGTTGTTATACAAAACCTACCAACTGCCGCCAGCGAGCGTGGCGTGTTCACAGAAGATGCACTGCGTGAACGTTTCATTAATGTAGAGCGCGTTGCACGCAAACTAGCGCTGGTACCGGAAGGCGGAGCTAGCCTCCCCATCTATTTCCTGTCATACTTGCAATCATTGTTCATTTTGAAGCCTGACGATCCCATTTCTCAGGATGAATTGCAAAACAAACCATTTGATTACAGTAAATTGGACACTTACGATATTTTGAACAGAGCTAG GTATTTCGTTGACCGTGGAGATCTGCTGCAGGCCTTGAAGTACATGAATCTGTTGCAAGGTGGTGCACGTCGGGTTGCATGTGATTGGTTAAATGAAACGCGTCTAACGCTGGAAACCAAACAAGCTGCCAATACGTTAATGGCCCATGCTGCTGCAAGTGGCCtgttatatttgtaa